A region from the Antennarius striatus isolate MH-2024 chromosome 22, ASM4005453v1, whole genome shotgun sequence genome encodes:
- the il15ra gene encoding interleukin-15 receptor subunit alpha isoform X3 gives MDLPPPVFCVMMMCLFGARCCDELNTSCPEIPTMSLTETPPRTCFQINATFRYMCIKGYLRKAGTSGLTRCRVNDRVSQWTPVSLQCIRDPMRTTTQLPNTSVTRFANATDTSIGMSSTSMTAEPSNNSTHHLHMHGLSSTTTTLIIIASLLIVSAVIGISFMCYRRRSNDNRTRHPAEEQIPMNQDPATQV, from the exons ATGGATCTGCCTCCCCCTGTATTTTGTGTTATGATGATGTGTCTGTTTGGAGCTCGGTGCTGCG ATGAACTCAATACTTCATGCCCAGAAATCCCTACCATGAGTCTAACTGAAACTCCACCAAGGACCTGCTTCCAAATTAACGCCACTTTCCGTTACATGTGTATAAAAGGTTACCTGAGGAAGGCAGGAACCTCAGGTCTCACCAGATGCAGGGTAAATGACAGAGTTTCACAGTGGACACCAGTCTCCCTTCAGTGTATAC GTGATCCAATGAGAACCACAACACAGCTACCAAACACCAGCGTTACAC GTTTTGCGAACGCAACTGACACAAGCATTGGGATGTCATCAACCTCAATGACTGCAGAACCTTCAAACAACAGTACACATCATCTTCATATGCACG GTCTTAGCAGCACAACGACAACTTTAATTATCATTGCTTCCCTTCTGATTGTCTCTGCTGTGATTGGAATCAGCTTCATGTGTTATCGAAG GAGGTCGAACGACAACAGGACCCGGCACCCAGCAGAAGAACAGATACCTATGAATCAGGATCCAGCGACTCAGGTGTAG
- the il15ra gene encoding interleukin-15 receptor subunit alpha isoform X2, with amino-acid sequence MDLPPPVFCVMMMCLFGARCCDELNTSCPEIPTMSLTETPPRTCFQINATFRYMCIKGYLRKAGTSGLTRCRVNDRVSQWTPVSLQCIRDPMRTTTQLPNTSVTPVLTSQQQTRNISASVATETDPDSTSSSLQGPRWSDGSQGFANATDTSIGMSSTSMTAEPSNNSTHHLHMHGLSSTTTTLIIIASLLIVSAVIGISFMCYRRRSNDNRTRHPAEEQIPMNQDPATQV; translated from the exons ATGGATCTGCCTCCCCCTGTATTTTGTGTTATGATGATGTGTCTGTTTGGAGCTCGGTGCTGCG ATGAACTCAATACTTCATGCCCAGAAATCCCTACCATGAGTCTAACTGAAACTCCACCAAGGACCTGCTTCCAAATTAACGCCACTTTCCGTTACATGTGTATAAAAGGTTACCTGAGGAAGGCAGGAACCTCAGGTCTCACCAGATGCAGGGTAAATGACAGAGTTTCACAGTGGACACCAGTCTCCCTTCAGTGTATAC GTGATCCAATGAGAACCACAACACAGCTACCAAACACCAGCGTTACAC CAGTCCTCACCAGCCAACAGCAGACTCGGAATATCTCTGCTTCAGTTGCTACGGAAACAGACCCAGACTCAACCTCCTCTAGTCTCCAGGGCCCTCGCTGGTCAGATGGCTCCCAGG GTTTTGCGAACGCAACTGACACAAGCATTGGGATGTCATCAACCTCAATGACTGCAGAACCTTCAAACAACAGTACACATCATCTTCATATGCACG GTCTTAGCAGCACAACGACAACTTTAATTATCATTGCTTCCCTTCTGATTGTCTCTGCTGTGATTGGAATCAGCTTCATGTGTTATCGAAG GAGGTCGAACGACAACAGGACCCGGCACCCAGCAGAAGAACAGATACCTATGAATCAGGATCCAGCGACTCAGGTGTAG
- the il15ra gene encoding interleukin-15 receptor subunit alpha isoform X1 has protein sequence MDLPPPVFCVMMMCLFGARCCDELNTSCPEIPTMSLTETPPRTCFQINATFRYMCIKGYLRKAGTSGLTRCRVNDRVSQWTPVSLQCIRDPMRTTTQLPNTSVTPAVLTSQQQTRNISASVATETDPDSTSSSLQGPRWSDGSQGFANATDTSIGMSSTSMTAEPSNNSTHHLHMHGLSSTTTTLIIIASLLIVSAVIGISFMCYRRRSNDNRTRHPAEEQIPMNQDPATQV, from the exons ATGGATCTGCCTCCCCCTGTATTTTGTGTTATGATGATGTGTCTGTTTGGAGCTCGGTGCTGCG ATGAACTCAATACTTCATGCCCAGAAATCCCTACCATGAGTCTAACTGAAACTCCACCAAGGACCTGCTTCCAAATTAACGCCACTTTCCGTTACATGTGTATAAAAGGTTACCTGAGGAAGGCAGGAACCTCAGGTCTCACCAGATGCAGGGTAAATGACAGAGTTTCACAGTGGACACCAGTCTCCCTTCAGTGTATAC GTGATCCAATGAGAACCACAACACAGCTACCAAACACCAGCGTTACAC CAGCAGTCCTCACCAGCCAACAGCAGACTCGGAATATCTCTGCTTCAGTTGCTACGGAAACAGACCCAGACTCAACCTCCTCTAGTCTCCAGGGCCCTCGCTGGTCAGATGGCTCCCAGG GTTTTGCGAACGCAACTGACACAAGCATTGGGATGTCATCAACCTCAATGACTGCAGAACCTTCAAACAACAGTACACATCATCTTCATATGCACG GTCTTAGCAGCACAACGACAACTTTAATTATCATTGCTTCCCTTCTGATTGTCTCTGCTGTGATTGGAATCAGCTTCATGTGTTATCGAAG GAGGTCGAACGACAACAGGACCCGGCACCCAGCAGAAGAACAGATACCTATGAATCAGGATCCAGCGACTCAGGTGTAG